From Punica granatum isolate Tunisia-2019 chromosome 1, ASM765513v2, whole genome shotgun sequence:
CACTATTTGACGTATTTTTATAATGTACTTTTTTTTCGTAAATCCTAGGAAGCTTGCTAAAGCTGGAAAGAAACTACATTTGTTGAAATGATATGATTATCTAATACGTTTGGATATCAGGACTTTAAAGTCCAATCTTTTGAAATGTAtggatttcttgatttttcatatgGAATCAAGTGCAACATATAGAGAGGATCAAAATGGATTAATGCATGTGGTACATTTGGAATAACTCCAAAATAAAAGTTCCTTCAATTTAAAGATGGTCCATTTTGATTGTATATGGAAGTTCAtggaattaataaaaatggaaattggAACGAACAactggaattttttttttatagaaaaaacAGATGATATCCTAATTTactataaattaaaaaatttccatAATTAAGCCCATTTTGCCATCAAGGCCATTCCCCCAGCACCCAACAAGAGAGCAACATAACCAAAGACCTGCAACTTCATGCTCCCTTGCAATTTGGGTCCCATAAAGTCCAACGCTATCAAATCCACTAAAGCCATGTAGTTCAGTAGCCCCGCAGAGCACGCATTTAGCAAGCCTACCACGATTAGGGCAGTCGGGCTGCTCTCACTGTATGTGTTGGATAGCCCGATCCCGAGAGCGATCCCCCCAGGTGTGGTGATTGAGAAGAAGAACACCATGATCGCCTTCACTTTTAAACTGAACTCCCCCTGCGATCATCAGAATGAATATTAACTTACTACTATGGTCTAAACGCACATTTCCAACATGTTACGATCGATCATGTATATGTTGACCACCGTAATTCTTCATTGAACTTGAATTGTACCTGGAGAATGCAGCCACCGAGGCCCATTCCTTCGAAGAACTGATGGAAGCATAAAGCAGCCACGAGGGGCTTGATGGTGCACGCGTTGTCCGAAGCTCCCATTGAGAGTCCTATCACCACTGAGTGCACCACTATTCCCATCTCCAGTACCTGAAACGCATTCATCCATCATATTCGACTTTAATATCTGCGtgaattcatttttttaagtaGGGACGTATTGAGAAATTAGAATTAATACAGTAGCATCTGTCCTTAACatgaaatcaatatatatatatatatatatatatattcaacttTTTCATTGTGGTCTGCTCATCATCTATTTTACAAGCAATAGATTCATAAGCTTTCCTCGTAACGAGAAAACATATATTCTTAGACATTCTCCTATCAAGATATATATGCAAAAAGGAATAGCACGATTACACAATCTAGGGTTCAGTCATAACTCACGAGTATAACGCAAAAACGATCAACCTCAACCTTGCAATAAATGATGAATTAGGACAGATCTTTGTTTTCATTAGAGGAAATCAATTGAGACCGTATCTCcgtgattaaaaaaaataaaatttaatatgaggcctcaaatttatatttaattaataaaaaattaatatattatctatatatatatcaatttaaaCTACATACTTTAAGGAGATTTCTCTATTCATTTAAGGAGAAACCTCCACATAATCTTCCAAATAGGCTCCATGGGTAACACTTAACTCATGGTGTTCATCTCTTTGCATTCCCAATGCGTACGTAGACTTatgaaagtaattaattaattaaaaaattttaaaaattaaatgaaagatttcattaatttattctcttcgattttcgaaaaatataattcgtaaatataatttataaaacatcaattaaaaatattataaatcatAATTTCATTGTATTTCAAAACAAATTTCATAAAAGACTAGGGAAAAATATATCTTCAAAGGTCTGTGCAATGCTAGGGTAGGAGGACTagttttatttagattttattttatttccacTTTTGAGGCGAAAAATGACTATGTTATTATGctcaatataatatttttttctcgatCTGATTTTATTACGTTAGTCATTCACagtaaaaagataaaaaaatattcctCTTTTTCTCCTTGTATCAACAAAAAGAATAAGAGGAAAGATAAAAATCCATAGGTAAAAATGTACATagggaaagaaaagaggaaagcTGAGTAATTCAGTAAAAGAggtgagaaaaagaaagatgacTAACAGAACAAAATTACTTTGATTGAACATTTTAGAGGATGGACAAATTCGGATATGACTAAGAGAATGAGAAAATTTGATTCAATTAACTTTAATAGATATATTAATTGGGAGAATAACTAGGAATATCGGGAAAGTGATCAACGAATTGGAaagtatttatagagagaaaAATCATGGATTTTGTGTACATGAAATGAATAAGGAATTTTGCAAAAGTAATTATGTTATATTTggcaaattattataaataaagaaaaatgatactGATTAGGAATGATTAGGGGTCAGAATCCTTCCTAggtaaatattaatttcatatattttaaatgtAGTATTCTTACAATTTTGGGAGCCTAAGGCGACGGCTTTACCTGCCTTACCCTAGGGCTGACCCTGATTGGCTGAGACTAGTCATCGCTTGTCCGAGATGCTCGAGAAAATATCTTGATGAGCTGCTTCTAGAAAATTTTACGTGAAGGATTTGCCAGCATGGAGGTAATTAAAACGTATGGTAAAACAATAATCAACCTATCTacccaaggaaaaaaaaaaacaataatcaACCTGCGCAACAACCCTGTGCCTCAGAAGCCGTGAGTTGTCATCACCAAGATCCTGTCCGAAACCACCATGGGCATGGGCATGCACCTCGCCGCCCTCTACTGCCACAACATCCTTCACCGCACCTTTGCCGTGGCTGCCGGTGCTTGGCTTCGCATGGATCTTCCGATAGTAAGCCATCGCGAACGAATCAACCATCTGCGTGGCCACGGCCGAAAGCATGGCAACAAACGTGGTGAACGGGAACTTAGACCAGGGCACCTCAGGCAGGCAGTCGGAGGTGAGGAATTCGAATGAGTCGGGAAGGACGTGCATGTATCCCGTGGCCAGGATCACCCCCGACGCAAATGCCTTCACAACCACAAATATGTTACTGTCGGGGTGGAGTGCAGGTACGGACCGGGAGAACACTGGGAGGCACACCCCGAGCACACTCGTAGCGAGGATTGACGCAATGGCGATCAGCTTCAGCTTGAGCGCCTCAGGGCCATTCCTGCACTGTCCCTTGGGGGAGTCATCCTCCCCACAGTTGAGCTGTGCCTGGTTCTGCTCATTCGCGGAGACTACTCCCAAAGTGAGCacaaggaggagaaggagaagggcCGTTGCAGTGGCCCGAGATTGAATGCCAACACCACGGTGGTGGCCGGAGGAGAGTAGCGCTAGCATTTTTAGCGCAGAAGCTATTGAGTGTACTGTTTTGGTAGAAGGCAATGAAAAAggagcttatatatatataatgcgtACGTCGTTGGACCGAAAACATATAAATTGTCCAATATGCCCATGCATATTCGCAATGAGCAAGCAGGATCACcctagaaattttaaaaaatatatggcgCTAAAATTAGTCATTTATTAACTAATATAATCGGCCCAATCCCCCAAAAGAGATATTCAATATATTCTAACTAAAATGTTGGGAGTATATATGGAAAGGAGATGtggatttatatatttggCCTTACCATTGATACTTTTATTCTCATATTTTCCTCAAAAAATTGCTTCAACAAttctttttaaggaaaaaaaattaggctatgtaatatattattcctttttaataatttgataGCACAAACCAACACTATCTTAAACTAGATGAATGGGGCCTCACTTATGTGTGT
This genomic window contains:
- the LOC116205947 gene encoding fe(2+) transport protein 1-like yields the protein MLALLSSGHHRGVGIQSRATATALLLLLLVLTLGVVSANEQNQAQLNCGEDDSPKGQCRNGPEALKLKLIAIASILATSVLGVCLPVFSRSVPALHPDSNIFVVVKAFASGVILATGYMHVLPDSFEFLTSDCLPEVPWSKFPFTTFVAMLSAVATQMVDSFAMAYYRKIHAKPSTGSHGKGAVKDVVAVEGGEVHAHAHGGFGQDLGDDNSRLLRHRVVAQVLEMGIVVHSVVIGLSMGASDNACTIKPLVAALCFHQFFEGMGLGGCILQGEFSLKVKAIMVFFFSITTPGGIALGIGLSNTYSESSPTALIVVGLLNACSAGLLNYMALVDLIALDFMGPKLQGSMKLQVFGYVALLLGAGGMALMAKWA